A stretch of Myxococcus hansupus DNA encodes these proteins:
- a CDS encoding OmpA family protein produces MASISAQVPVLVLLGLLAATARAAEPSAVEQRAREDLDRQLQEMVQTPPPEIIISFEGLPGAGTSKGYKLVEADFLVNNQPLAIPGLDKLNGPGLHRLAVLTVEEGSYTLVSHVTYANESWNLFSEESGFLWKLTASVTVQVQRGLRARVRVLPAINPTAPDPRLKLKLSHDVKAEMTAQLADVAIPDKVDAGTPAPVAQAPVKPPPVSVPPVSTPVVVTPPPVAAKPVEAPEQGPVAPAKLLLKVLAGKRPAAATVYLKSASGAPHRVVVDRKASKPVEVMLPPGEYRVDVLSQGYLAQTRKVKLSREAAPTVAFTLAKAPASKSQKVQVKKEALVLPRPPRFAEKQSAPRKGSTAGLALLVDMLVRDENLRLRIEGHTDNKERPAATLQALSMARAQAVAQALVDAGLDASRIDTVGMGDARPKAPNLLPRGRELNRRVEFTLLGTK; encoded by the coding sequence GTGGCTTCCATCTCCGCTCAAGTTCCCGTTCTCGTCCTCCTGGGTTTGCTCGCCGCCACCGCGCGCGCCGCGGAGCCGTCCGCCGTGGAGCAACGGGCGCGCGAGGACCTGGACCGGCAACTCCAGGAGATGGTCCAGACGCCGCCTCCGGAGATCATCATCTCGTTCGAGGGACTCCCGGGCGCGGGCACGTCCAAGGGCTACAAGCTGGTGGAGGCGGACTTCCTGGTGAACAACCAGCCGCTGGCCATCCCCGGGCTCGACAAGCTCAACGGCCCCGGGCTGCACCGGCTCGCCGTGCTCACGGTGGAGGAGGGCTCCTACACGCTCGTCTCGCACGTCACCTACGCGAACGAATCCTGGAACCTCTTCAGCGAGGAGAGCGGCTTCCTGTGGAAGCTGACGGCGTCGGTGACGGTGCAGGTGCAGCGCGGCCTGCGCGCCCGGGTGCGGGTGCTGCCCGCCATCAACCCGACCGCGCCGGACCCGCGCCTGAAGTTGAAGCTGTCCCACGACGTGAAGGCGGAGATGACCGCGCAGCTCGCGGACGTGGCCATTCCCGACAAGGTGGATGCGGGCACGCCCGCGCCGGTGGCCCAGGCGCCGGTGAAGCCGCCTCCGGTGTCGGTGCCTCCGGTGTCCACGCCCGTGGTGGTGACCCCGCCTCCCGTGGCCGCGAAGCCCGTGGAGGCGCCAGAGCAGGGGCCCGTGGCTCCGGCGAAGCTGCTGCTGAAGGTGCTCGCGGGGAAGCGTCCCGCCGCGGCGACGGTGTACCTGAAGTCCGCGTCGGGAGCGCCGCACCGGGTGGTGGTGGACCGCAAGGCGAGCAAGCCGGTGGAGGTGATGTTGCCGCCCGGCGAGTACCGCGTGGATGTCCTCTCGCAGGGGTACCTGGCGCAGACGCGGAAGGTGAAGCTCTCGCGCGAGGCGGCGCCGACAGTGGCCTTCACGCTGGCGAAGGCACCCGCGAGCAAGTCCCAGAAGGTGCAGGTGAAGAAGGAGGCCCTGGTGCTGCCACGGCCGCCGCGCTTCGCGGAGAAGCAGTCCGCGCCCCGCAAGGGCTCGACGGCGGGGCTCGCCCTGCTGGTGGACATGCTCGTGCGCGATGAGAACCTGCGCCTGCGAATCGAAGGGCACACCGACAACAAGGAGCGGCCCGCCGCGACCCTCCAGGCGCTGTCCATGGCGCGCGCTCAGGCAGTGGCCCAGGCCCTGGTCGACGCGGGCCTGGACGCCTCCCGCATCGACACGGTGGGCATGGGGGACGCCCGGCCCAAGGCACCGAACCTGCTGCCCCGTGGACGCGAGCTGAACCGCCGCGTCGAGTTCACGCTGCTGGGCACGAAGTAG
- a CDS encoding response regulator has product MKTVLVVDDETDIAEAVKSILEDEGYKVVTCTNGREALACLEETRPDLAIIDVMMPVMNGFETIQAIRHTEAFATLPVLIMSAIDPSVRPHAYDWAGFLKKPFSLDNLLTQVHKLAPLAA; this is encoded by the coding sequence ATGAAGACCGTACTGGTCGTCGACGACGAGACGGACATCGCGGAAGCCGTGAAGTCCATCCTCGAGGACGAAGGCTACAAGGTCGTCACGTGCACCAACGGACGTGAAGCCCTGGCCTGTCTGGAAGAGACGCGCCCGGACCTGGCCATCATCGACGTCATGATGCCGGTGATGAATGGCTTCGAGACCATTCAGGCCATCCGCCACACGGAGGCTTTCGCGACGCTGCCGGTGCTCATCATGAGCGCCATCGACCCTTCCGTCCGGCCACACGCCTATGACTGGGCGGGGTTTCTCAAGAAGCCCTTCTCGCTCGACAACCTGCTGACGCAGGTCCACAAGCTGGCGCCGCTGGCGGCGTGA
- a CDS encoding ATPase domain-containing protein, with amino-acid sequence MSSGQEGDSGRKGKQPRLETGVPRLDFITKGGLIQGASYALLGPPGSGKTVLAHQIAFWHVQHGGKALYVTLLTESHARMLANLEVMAFFDASVIPDKLHYISGYRQLETEGLKGLLEMIRRAARQHQATLLVMDGMDAAKEFARGDLTYKRFLQELQTFVSIIGCTTLLLSPHYTGDMPPETTAVDGVFELSLWLSGPRAVRELVALKFRGSDSLLGKHELEISDQGIIVHPRTEVQFSAPQERSEGPRIRMAFGVPRLDESLHGGLLSGSTTLLLGAPGTGKTLLGLRFLLEGARQGQPGVYFGFYETSQRLMEKAEGVGMGDFKKYVDEGLIEIQWQPPLEHNLDALAERLLERIHERNVKRMRLFVDSIAGFRSATVYPERMSRFFSALSHQLRMMDVTTLYSEETALFSPDVDAPQPDATAYVENVILLRYVELRSQLYRLLSIMKMRESQYDSGIREFSITNEGITVAETFESAEAVLTGHAILAGTPNKSRRKPPMGAKSAKKKKAAAAAKRKPVQRRRS; translated from the coding sequence GTGTCGTCAGGACAAGAAGGAGACAGCGGGCGAAAAGGGAAGCAGCCACGGCTCGAGACGGGCGTGCCCCGGCTGGACTTCATCACCAAGGGGGGACTCATCCAGGGTGCGTCCTACGCGCTGCTGGGGCCTCCGGGGTCGGGGAAGACCGTGCTGGCGCACCAGATTGCCTTCTGGCACGTCCAACATGGCGGCAAGGCCCTCTACGTGACGCTGCTCACCGAGTCCCATGCGCGCATGCTCGCGAACCTGGAGGTCATGGCGTTCTTCGACGCGAGCGTCATCCCCGACAAGCTCCACTACATCAGCGGCTACCGCCAATTGGAGACGGAGGGGCTCAAGGGCCTGCTGGAGATGATTCGGCGCGCGGCCCGGCAGCATCAGGCCACGCTGCTCGTCATGGATGGCATGGACGCGGCGAAGGAGTTCGCCCGCGGGGACCTGACCTACAAGCGGTTCCTCCAGGAGCTCCAGACCTTCGTCAGCATCATTGGCTGCACGACGCTGCTGCTGTCGCCCCATTACACGGGGGACATGCCGCCCGAGACCACGGCGGTGGATGGCGTCTTCGAGCTCTCTCTCTGGCTTTCGGGCCCGCGGGCCGTCCGGGAGCTGGTCGCGCTCAAATTCCGGGGCAGTGATTCGCTGCTCGGCAAACACGAGCTCGAAATCTCCGACCAGGGCATCATCGTCCACCCGCGCACCGAGGTGCAGTTCTCCGCGCCCCAGGAACGCAGCGAGGGGCCCCGCATCCGGATGGCCTTTGGCGTCCCCCGTCTGGATGAGTCACTCCACGGCGGGTTGCTGTCGGGGTCCACCACCCTGCTCCTGGGAGCGCCCGGCACGGGCAAGACGCTGCTGGGACTGCGGTTCCTCCTCGAGGGCGCCAGGCAAGGGCAGCCGGGTGTCTACTTCGGCTTCTACGAGACGTCCCAACGCCTCATGGAGAAGGCCGAGGGCGTGGGGATGGGCGACTTCAAGAAGTACGTGGACGAGGGGCTCATCGAAATCCAGTGGCAGCCGCCCCTGGAGCACAACCTGGACGCGTTGGCCGAGCGGCTCCTGGAGCGCATTCACGAACGGAACGTGAAGCGGATGCGCCTCTTCGTCGACAGCATCGCGGGGTTCCGCTCGGCGACCGTCTACCCGGAGCGGATGAGCCGCTTCTTCTCCGCCCTGTCCCACCAACTTCGGATGATGGACGTCACCACGCTCTACTCCGAGGAGACCGCGCTGTTCTCTCCGGACGTGGACGCGCCCCAACCGGACGCCACCGCGTACGTGGAGAACGTCATCCTGCTGCGCTACGTGGAGCTGCGCTCACAGCTCTACCGGCTGCTCTCCATCATGAAGATGCGCGAGAGCCAGTACGACAGCGGCATCCGCGAGTTCTCCATCACCAACGAAGGCATCACCGTCGCGGAGACCTTCGAAAGCGCCGAAGCCGTCCTCACGGGCCACGCCATCCTCGCGGGGACGCCGAACAAGTCCCGGCGCAAGCCTCCCATGGGCGCGAAGTCCGCCAAGAAGAAGAAGGCGGCGGCGGCGGCGAAGCGCAAGCCCGTCCAGCGGAGGCGCTCATGA
- a CDS encoding L,D-transpeptidase family protein — protein sequence MNPFPLLLCVLLAVPAAHAADRVATARKARAKQVAALFQDAGVTWPPERLYLRAFKHERELEVWAGSRTGALVKVKMYPFCAASGELGPKRRQGDLQVPEGFYTIDLFNPVSSYHLSMRVNYPNAADRFHQVKGVPLGGDIYVHGDCVSIGCIAIKNGPIEELYLMTLDTRAKTKRDVPIHIFPRRLDAAGLAALTKSLPKTSPLVDFWRSLQPAYTQFEETRRVPVTSVDAKTGRYAVKPVPTAQR from the coding sequence ATGAACCCGTTCCCCCTCTTGCTGTGCGTGCTGCTCGCCGTACCCGCTGCGCACGCCGCGGACCGGGTCGCGACCGCGCGCAAGGCTCGGGCGAAGCAGGTCGCCGCGCTCTTCCAGGACGCGGGCGTGACCTGGCCGCCAGAGCGGCTCTACCTGCGCGCCTTCAAACACGAGCGGGAGTTGGAGGTCTGGGCAGGCTCACGGACCGGGGCCCTGGTGAAGGTGAAGATGTACCCGTTCTGCGCCGCCTCCGGCGAGCTGGGGCCCAAGCGCCGCCAGGGCGACCTCCAGGTCCCCGAGGGCTTCTACACCATCGACCTCTTCAACCCGGTGAGCAGCTACCACCTGTCCATGCGCGTCAACTATCCGAACGCGGCGGACCGGTTCCATCAGGTGAAGGGCGTGCCGCTTGGTGGCGACATCTACGTGCATGGTGATTGCGTGAGCATCGGCTGCATCGCCATCAAGAACGGCCCCATCGAGGAGCTGTACCTGATGACGCTCGACACCCGCGCGAAGACGAAGCGCGACGTGCCCATCCACATCTTCCCGCGCAGGCTGGATGCCGCGGGGCTCGCGGCGCTGACGAAGTCCCTGCCCAAGACCTCGCCGCTCGTCGACTTCTGGCGGAGCCTTCAGCCGGCCTATACCCAGTTCGAGGAAACACGGCGTGTCCCCGTCACCTCGGTGGACGCGAAGACGGGCCGGTACGCGGTGAAGCCCGTGCCGACCGCGCAACGCTGA
- a CDS encoding FAD-binding oxidoreductase, with the protein MSTSRTEALWRELKAVLPPEAVVTDADVLESHRRDQAEWAPAGMPGVLVRPASTSEVQAVLRVATALRVPVVARGAGSGLSGGANAVEGGIVLSLMRMNRVLEVDRRGMFAVVQPGVLNAAVKSAAAEQGLWYAPDPASWEFSSIGGNLATNAGGLCCVKYGVTGDAVLGLEAVLADGSVVRTGGRTMKTSAGYGLTRLFVGSEGTLGIITEATLKLRPRPPPATTLLAAFPTLVSAGIAVTDIMATTRPSLLELMDRATVRAVEAHAAMGLDVESAALLLARSDAGGKQGAEETAAMAAVCEAAGATFVTQSTDEAEGELLMQARRLAYPALEKQGATLLDDVGVPLSRIPELLAAIERIATTRAVLIGTFGHAGDGNMHPTIVFDRDDAHASVRARAAFDEIVEAALALGGTITGEHGVGALKQPFLEAQLGAGGMHLHRSIKAALDPLGLLNPGKVV; encoded by the coding sequence GTGAGCACGTCGCGCACGGAGGCGCTGTGGCGTGAGCTGAAGGCGGTGCTGCCTCCGGAGGCGGTGGTCACCGACGCCGATGTGCTGGAGTCCCACCGCAGGGACCAGGCGGAGTGGGCGCCGGCCGGCATGCCTGGCGTCCTGGTGCGTCCCGCGTCCACCTCGGAAGTCCAGGCGGTCCTGCGTGTCGCCACGGCCCTCCGGGTGCCCGTGGTCGCACGCGGTGCGGGCTCGGGGCTGTCCGGTGGCGCGAACGCGGTGGAGGGCGGCATCGTCCTGTCGCTCATGCGGATGAACCGCGTCCTGGAAGTAGACCGGCGTGGCATGTTCGCGGTGGTCCAGCCCGGCGTGCTCAACGCGGCCGTGAAGTCCGCGGCGGCGGAGCAGGGGCTCTGGTACGCGCCCGACCCGGCGAGCTGGGAGTTCTCCTCCATTGGCGGCAACCTGGCCACCAACGCGGGCGGCCTGTGCTGTGTGAAATACGGTGTGACGGGAGACGCCGTACTGGGGCTGGAGGCCGTGCTCGCGGATGGCTCGGTGGTCCGCACCGGCGGCCGCACGATGAAGACCTCGGCGGGTTATGGGCTGACGCGGCTCTTCGTGGGCTCGGAGGGCACGCTGGGCATCATCACCGAGGCCACGCTCAAGCTGCGGCCCCGTCCGCCTCCGGCGACCACGTTGCTGGCCGCGTTCCCGACGTTGGTGTCGGCGGGCATCGCCGTGACGGACATCATGGCCACCACGCGCCCGTCGCTGTTGGAGCTCATGGACCGCGCCACCGTCCGTGCCGTCGAGGCCCACGCGGCCATGGGGCTGGATGTGGAGTCCGCCGCGCTGCTGCTGGCGCGCTCGGACGCGGGAGGCAAGCAAGGCGCCGAGGAAACAGCCGCCATGGCCGCTGTGTGCGAGGCCGCGGGCGCGACCTTCGTGACACAGTCCACGGACGAGGCCGAGGGCGAACTGCTGATGCAGGCCCGTCGGCTGGCCTATCCCGCCCTGGAGAAGCAGGGGGCCACGCTGCTCGACGACGTGGGCGTCCCGCTGTCGCGCATCCCGGAACTCCTGGCGGCCATCGAGCGCATCGCCACCACGCGCGCCGTCCTCATTGGCACCTTTGGCCACGCGGGCGACGGCAACATGCACCCGACCATCGTGTTCGACCGCGACGACGCTCACGCCTCGGTGCGAGCCCGCGCGGCGTTCGACGAAATCGTCGAGGCCGCGTTGGCGTTGGGCGGCACCATCACCGGTGAGCACGGCGTCGGCGCGCTCAAGCAGCCCTTCCTGGAGGCGCAGCTCGGCGCGGGGGGCATGCACCTGCACCGCTCCATCAAGGCGGCGCTCGACCCGTTGGGCCTGCTCAACCCCGGCAAGGTCGTCTGA